In the genome of Nonomuraea sp. NBC_00507, the window TGTTGTGGCCGCGCGGGCTGTCCACGGTGACCTCGCGGACGGTCACGTTGGTGCACAGCACGGGGTGGATGTTCCACATGGGGGAGTCGCGGACGGTCACCCCCTCGATGAGGACGTTGCGGCAGCGGTAGAACTGGATCAGGTTCGGCCGCAGCTGGTGACCGGCGCCGAAGACCCGCTCGGCGACCGGCACGCCCTGGTCGGCCAGGGCGGCCAGGAGCTTCTTGTCCGTGCTCTCCGACCAGTTCCACCAGTGGGCGGTGTCGGCGCGGCCGTCCAGGACGCCACCGCCGGTGATCGCGACGTTCGTCCGGCCGTAGGCATAGACGAACGGGGAGTAGTTCATCAGCTCGATGCCCTCGTAGCGGGTGGCCACGACCGGCAGGTAGTCGGCGGGGTCCTGGCTGAAGGCGATCGTGGCGCCGGTCTGGACGTGCAGCTCGACGTTGTCGGCCAGGTGGATCGCGCCGGTGAGGTAGGTGCCCGGCGGCACCAGGACGCGCCCGCCCCCGGCGGCGGCGCAGGCCGCGACGGCTTTTCCGAACGCCTCGGTACAGGGGGTCGTCCCGTCGCCGGCCGCGCCGAAGTCGGTGACCGGGAAGACACGGCCGGGAAAGCGGGGCGGCCGGATGCGCCGCCTGATCTCCGGGACCCGCGACCAGGCCGACTCCTCCTCCCCGAACTCCCCGGAGGAAGAGGAGGCCGCCCCGATCACGAGCGGCACGGCCAGTAAGCCCCTACGCGAGATGTCCATCGTGTCCTCCGTATGCCAGGGAGATGCCGCGGCGCTCGGTCATGGTGTGCTCGCCCACCGGGAACGGGTCGCACCGCCGTACCGCGGTGTAGAAGTGGTAGGGCAGCCCGCCGCGGGAGATCACCGCGGGCTTGTGCGCGTAGGTGTCGTCGGCCGACCCGGGCGGCCCGACGTCCACCAGGATCTCCCCGCTCTTGCGCCAGGTGCGCAGGTCGCGGGAGACGGCGTAGCTCTCCCGGGCGTGGCCGTCGAAGGACAGCCCGAAGTAGAACATCACCCACCAGTCGCCGTCGCGCAGCACGCACGGGTCGGAGGCGAAGCGCTCGTCGAAGGCGCCGGGGCCGCCGTGCGGCACGACGAGCCCGCCGCGCTCCCAGCGCTCCAGATCGGGCGAGACGGCGTAGCCGATCTGCTCGCGCCACCCGTCGTAGGTGCGGTTCTTGGCGTTGTAGAAGCAGTAGTAGAGGCCGTCGTGCCGGAGCAGCCACGACTTGTAGAGCCCGCCGCGCTCCCAGTCGCCGCCGTCCTGCGGCCGCAGCACCGACCCGGTGTCCTTCCAGGTACGGAGATCGTCGCTGACGCAGAACCCGATCACCGCGGCGCCCGCCTCCATGCCGGGCTCGGGGTAGGCGTGGTAGGTGCCGACCGCCAGGCCGTTCTCCCAGATCACCTGGCCGGCCGAGCCGAGGCGGTTGTCCCGCGCGATCGAGGTCAGCGCGGCGTTGTAGCTGCGGTAGGGGTGATCGGGGTCGCGCGGCAGGATGACCTCGCCCGGGCTCCACGTCACCAGGTCGGCCGAGCAGCTCAGCGCGGTCTGGTAGCCGATCCCGTCGAATCCCACATATGTCATCAGATACTCGCCGCCGTCGGAGCAGACGAACGGGCAGTCCACGAAGAGGCTGTCGAACCGTCCCGCCTGCCACGACGGCTCGACCAGCAGCCGCCCGGCCTTGTGCGGCGTCCTGATGCCCGTGGCGTCGTAGCTCATCCGAACCTCCAGTGGCCCGCCGGCACCTCGAACGCCCGCGGCCCCAGCGCCACGGTCCCGGCGGGCGCGCACGCCGGGACGGGCAGGCGCACCTCGGCCGTGGACCCGGGCGGCACGTCCACCTCCAGGTGGAACCCGTCCTCGTCCCGCTGCCACGCCACCGCGACCCGCCCGTACGGCGTGGCCGTGGCCGCCCGCACCTCGGCCAGCTCTCCCGGTACGGCGGGCTCGACCAGCAGCCGCCGGAACCCGGCCGAACCGGGCGCCTGGCCGATGCCGGCCAGGTGCCGGTAGAACCACGCGTCGATCGCGCCGAGCATGTAGTGGTTCTGCGACAGGCCTCGCGTCGGGCCGTCCCAGGCCTCGGTGAGCGCGGTGGCGCCGTGGCGTACCTGGTAGCCGTAGCTCGGGTGGTCCGTACGGCGGGCGAACTCCCACAGCTCCTCGTGCCGGCCCGCGCGGCCGAGCACGCGGAACAGCGCGGGCAGCACGACCTCGCCGACGGTGACGCCGTCCTTGAGCGAGGCGCAGACGCGGTCAAGCTCGGCTTCCGGGGCCACGCCCAGGTCGAGCGCGAGCACGCCGGACGCCTGGCTGCCCGGCGCGTACTCCCGGGCGAAGGCGGCGGCGACGTGGTCGGCCAGGGCATGGTAGGGCTTGGCGTCGCGGCCGAGGACCTCGGCGGCGCGGGCCATGGTGCGGACGGCCCGCCAGTAGCCCCACGTCGACACCAGTTCGACGGGCGTGGTCGGGTCGGGGGCGAGCCAGTCGCCCAGACCGTGGCGCAGCAGGCCGCCGTCGGCGCGGCCGGTGAGGTAGCCGACGTACCGCGCCATGGCGTCGAAGTGCGTCTCCAAGGCGGTGGTGTCGCCGTACCAGCGGTAGAGCTGCCACGGCACGTGCACCAGCGCGCTGCCCCAGTTCGGGTCGTCGCGGAAGGCGCCCTCGAACACGACGTACTCGGGCGCGATGTCCGGCACCAGCCCCTCGGGCGTCTGCGCCTCGGCGATCGTGACCAGCAGCTCGCGGCAGTAGGCGGCCACGTCGTAGTTGTAGGCGACCACGTCGAAGAGCAGGTGGACCTGCTCCAGCCAGCCCAGCTTCTCCCGGTGCGGGCAGTCGGTCAGGACGCTGTACATGTTGCCCTGGATCGCCCGGTCGATGATGGTGTGGATGCCGTTGATCAGCTCGTCGGAGGTGCCGAACTCGCCGGTCCTGGCATTGCCCGCGCGCAGCACCAGCCCGGTGAGCGCGCCCTTGCCCGCGGGGAGGCCCTGGACCTCGACGTAGCGGAACCCGTCGTAGCGAAAGCGCGGATGCCAGGTCTGGGCGCCGTCGCGGGTGATGTAGGTGTTGAAGATCGGCGCGCCGGTCGTGGGCTTGGACTGCACCACCCGCCCGTAGGCGTCGAGCTGGTCGCCGGGGACGACGCGCAGGTGGTGCCCGGCGGGCAGGTCCAGCTCCAGCTCCGGCCAGCCGGCGATCACCGTGCCGACGTCGAACACCGGCGTGCCGTCCGCCGCCGCCAGCCGTACGCCCGGCAGCCGGTCCACGACCGTGATCGGCGGGCGGAGGCTGGAGCGCAGGGCGGTGGCAGGGGCGTCCACCACGGCCGCCGGCCGCCGGCCGGACGGCTCTCTGCGCGCGTCGTGGTCCTCCCCGCCGTACCAGTGCGAGCGGATCGTCGCGCTCCCGGCCGCCCGCCACGACGCGTCGGTGCAGATGCGCGTGGAGCCCGCCTCCAGCTGGGCGATCGCGCGCGGCGCGGCCTGGGAGCCGAAGAACTTCATGTACCGGTCCTGGTGCGGGTAGACGTGCGTGATCCCGGGCCCGAGCTCGATGACGAGCTCGTTCGTCCCGGGCCGCAGCAGGTCGGTGACGTCGTGCGTGGCGTAGACGACGCGCTTGCGGGCATCCGTGTACGGCGGCGCCAGCGCGTCGCTCACCACGGCGTCGTTCAGCGTGGCGACGTAGATCCCCAGGCCGGCGATGTGCAGGCGGGCGCTGTCCACGGGCTCGTCCAGGGTGAACTCCCTGGCCAGCAGCGGCAGCGGATGGCCCTCACCCCCGCGCGGGTCGTCGACCGGCCAGTCCGGGTGGGTGATCCAGGAGGCCGTCCAGTCCTCCTCGTGAAGCAGGCCCATCTCGAATCGGGCACTCTCGCTCCAACCCGACCAGCGGCCCTGGGGGTCGCGCACCCGCACCCGCCAGGTCGCCCTTTCGCGGCTGCCCAGCGGCGTCCCGTCATAGGCGACGCGCTGATCGGGGCTGACGACCTCGCCGGAGTCCCACAGCCCGTCGACCACCACGTGGTAGGCGGTCTGCGCGCCCTCGGTGAGCTGCCAGCTCAGGACCGGCCGGGCCGTCTCCACGCCCAGCGGGTCGGTCATGTCGCACGTGCGCGGGTTCGTCGCGTCCATCGCCATCCTTCACGTGATCTTGAGCATGTACGCGGCCGTCGTAGGCGGCTCGGGCGGGAGGTCGGCGTGCAGCGCTTCGGGGGCCAGCCGCCAGCCGACCGGGCCGTGGCCGAGCAGCTCCACCCGCCGCGGCCTGCGCCGCAGGAGGCCGGTGGTGGTGCCCAGGCTGGTGATCGAGGCCGTTCCGCGTGGCCAGCCGAGCAGGGTGGCGTAGAGCGTCTCGCCGCGGCGGGTGAAGCGGACGTCGCCCGGGCCGTAGGCGTGGTCGGCCTCGTTGTAGCCCTCGTAGCCGCGGGTGCCGCCCAGCCCGGTGGCGCCCTCGCCGGCGCGCAGCCAGGGGGTCGTGCCGTACACGCCCTCGCCGCACACCTCCAGCCACGCGCCCACCTCGGCCAGGAGGGTGCGCGCGCGGTCGTCGACCGTGCCGTCCGCGCGCTGCGGGATGTTGAGGAGCAGGCAGCCGTTCTTGCTGACCACGTCGATGAGCGTGTGGATGATCTGGCGCGACGTCTTGCGCGGGTGGAACAGATCGCTGTCGTCTTCGCAGTCGAACCACTCACCGTCGCTGGTGTCGAACTGCCACGGGTGCGGCTGGATGTCGTCGAGCTGGCGGCGCTCGCAGTCGAGGACCACGGCGGTGCGGTCCTCGTCGGGGACCTGCTTGATCGTGACGATGCCCTCGGGGTTCTTGTCGTAGTAGTCGCGCAGCAGCTCCAGCCCGAGCGGGCTGGGCGGGTCGCACTCGACCACGCTGCCCTCGTCGAACGGCATGCGGGTGTCGTCGAGGTAGACGAGGTCGGGCCGGTAGCGGCCGAGGGCCTCGCGGACCCGGGCGTAAAAGTGCTCGGCGACGTGCTGGGGCGGCTTGGCGCCCGGCGGGTGCTCCTCCGGGTAGAGGTCGGCCGGGTCGAGGCCGGTGCCGTCCCACGCCCGGTCGGTGGCCACGTCCAGCCAGCGCCACGTCCAGTTCTGGTGGAAGCTCAGCCCGAAAGGGAGCCCGGCCTCGCGGGCCGCCCGCCGCCACGCGCCGACGATGTCGCGGCGCGGGCCGACGCGGACGGAGTTCCACGGGTGCAGGCGGGAGTCCCACAGGTCGAAGTTGTCGCAGTGGGTGGCCAGGGCGACGAAGTAGCGCGCTCCGGCGGCAGTGTAGAGGTCCATGAGCTCGCCGGGGTCGAAACGCTCGGCGCGCCAGCGGGAGAACAGGTCCTTCGCGCCGCCCCGGCCGAAGTGCTTCTCGTGGTGGGCCTGCTGGCGTTCGGCGCGGCGCCGCTCCCACGGCTCCGATCCGGGGCGCATGCCGTACAGGTGGCGGGCGTACCAGTCGCCCGAGCGGCCCACCGACTGCGGGCCCCAGTGCGACCAAATGCCGAACTTGGCCGCGGCGAACCACTCCGGCACGCGCGCCCGCCGTAAGGAAGCCCAGTCGCTCATGCCCGGATCACCCGCACGTCGCAGGGGCCCAGCCGGAGGGGGCCGGCGGCGACGGGCTCACGGGAACCCGTCACTTCGATACCCGGCGCGGCGAGGGTCACCGCGGTCTCCCGATCGGACCAGTTGTGCGCGAACCACAGCCGTTCGCCGCGCCTGTTGACCGCCGATCGGAGGGTCACGCGCGGGTCGTCCGAGGCGAGTCGAGGCTGGGCAATCTCACGGAACAGTTGCCTGAGCGTGTCCCTGTCCGGCAGCGTGCCGACGTAGGTGACGGTGCCGTTCCGGGTGATGGCGGGCCAGCGGCCGAAGTGCGGGTGGTCGTACCAGTCCAGCGGCTCGGCGTCGTCGGTTTCCAGGCCGTCCGCCCAGCGGGTCGCCTGCCCGCCGCCGCGCAGCGGGACCGGCCGGAGCAGGGTCGAGTACTCCAGGTAGCGCACGCCCGCCAGCTCCCGCAGCGGCCCGGGGGCGACCTCGGCGCGGGCTCGCGCCTCGGCGTCGGCGTACCCGGACAGGAACGTGAGCACCAGGTGCCCGCCCCCTTCCACATAAGCCTTGAGCGCCTCGGCCAGCTCCGGCGTCAGGCAGTACAACGCAGGCGCCACCAGGACGGGCAGGGCCGGGTCCGGCTCGGACAGGAACCGCGCCTGCAGCCCGGCGTCGGCGGCACCTCGGTACAAGGCGGCCACCACGCTCTCGTAGGCGTCGTCGAAGGGCGGCTGGAAACCCAGCGCCCACTTGCTGTCGTGCGAGTAGAGGAAACCCACCTCAGCGTCCGGGACGAGCCCGCTCACGTCGTCACCAGCCGTTTCGAGTTCGGCGCCCAGTGTCGCGATCTCCTTGTAGACCCGCCCCGGCTCCAGGCTGTG includes:
- a CDS encoding glycoside hydrolase family 28 protein; the protein is MDISRRGLLAVPLVIGAASSSSGEFGEEESAWSRVPEIRRRIRPPRFPGRVFPVTDFGAAGDGTTPCTEAFGKAVAACAAAGGGRVLVPPGTYLTGAIHLADNVELHVQTGATIAFSQDPADYLPVVATRYEGIELMNYSPFVYAYGRTNVAITGGGVLDGRADTAHWWNWSESTDKKLLAALADQGVPVAERVFGAGHQLRPNLIQFYRCRNVLIEGVTVRDSPMWNIHPVLCTNVTVREVTVDSPRGHNNDGCNPESCVDVLIQRCVFDTGDDCVAIKAGKNADGRRVNAPSLNILVDSCQMRDGNGGVTAGSETTGGVRWVFAWNCTMSSPNLERAIRIKTNPDRGGYVRDFYVRDVTVGQAADSVIEIALDYEGKNSGPYFPDVRDIDVRNLRAQRAPRAFYLIGNPGNPIRNVRVSNSVFTEMAEADIVRDVEGLRLRNVWINGVRTG
- a CDS encoding family 78 glycoside hydrolase catalytic domain, with amino-acid sequence MDATNPRTCDMTDPLGVETARPVLSWQLTEGAQTAYHVVVDGLWDSGEVVSPDQRVAYDGTPLGSRERATWRVRVRDPQGRWSGWSESARFEMGLLHEEDWTASWITHPDWPVDDPRGGEGHPLPLLAREFTLDEPVDSARLHIAGLGIYVATLNDAVVSDALAPPYTDARKRVVYATHDVTDLLRPGTNELVIELGPGITHVYPHQDRYMKFFGSQAAPRAIAQLEAGSTRICTDASWRAAGSATIRSHWYGGEDHDARREPSGRRPAAVVDAPATALRSSLRPPITVVDRLPGVRLAAADGTPVFDVGTVIAGWPELELDLPAGHHLRVVPGDQLDAYGRVVQSKPTTGAPIFNTYITRDGAQTWHPRFRYDGFRYVEVQGLPAGKGALTGLVLRAGNARTGEFGTSDELINGIHTIIDRAIQGNMYSVLTDCPHREKLGWLEQVHLLFDVVAYNYDVAAYCRELLVTIAEAQTPEGLVPDIAPEYVVFEGAFRDDPNWGSALVHVPWQLYRWYGDTTALETHFDAMARYVGYLTGRADGGLLRHGLGDWLAPDPTTPVELVSTWGYWRAVRTMARAAEVLGRDAKPYHALADHVAAAFAREYAPGSQASGVLALDLGVAPEAELDRVCASLKDGVTVGEVVLPALFRVLGRAGRHEELWEFARRTDHPSYGYQVRHGATALTEAWDGPTRGLSQNHYMLGAIDAWFYRHLAGIGQAPGSAGFRRLLVEPAVPGELAEVRAATATPYGRVAVAWQRDEDGFHLEVDVPPGSTAEVRLPVPACAPAGTVALGPRAFEVPAGHWRFG
- a CDS encoding alpha-L-fucosidase encodes the protein MSDWASLRRARVPEWFAAAKFGIWSHWGPQSVGRSGDWYARHLYGMRPGSEPWERRRAERQQAHHEKHFGRGGAKDLFSRWRAERFDPGELMDLYTAAGARYFVALATHCDNFDLWDSRLHPWNSVRVGPRRDIVGAWRRAAREAGLPFGLSFHQNWTWRWLDVATDRAWDGTGLDPADLYPEEHPPGAKPPQHVAEHFYARVREALGRYRPDLVYLDDTRMPFDEGSVVECDPPSPLGLELLRDYYDKNPEGIVTIKQVPDEDRTAVVLDCERRQLDDIQPHPWQFDTSDGEWFDCEDDSDLFHPRKTSRQIIHTLIDVVSKNGCLLLNIPQRADGTVDDRARTLLAEVGAWLEVCGEGVYGTTPWLRAGEGATGLGGTRGYEGYNEADHAYGPGDVRFTRRGETLYATLLGWPRGTASITSLGTTTGLLRRRPRRVELLGHGPVGWRLAPEALHADLPPEPPTTAAYMLKIT